One window of the Chryseotalea sp. WA131a genome contains the following:
- a CDS encoding T9SS type A sorting domain-containing protein: protein MKKILLLTLSFCAAILLTVQMQQTTQVRGREAALGSEVEPYEQDKKGNRFDEPLQFFQFHQGIRTAEDQPHPLYKPGYKTIELNAAQKRAQAFNFARTERTNGVVEFKERGPSNVPGRTRTILVLPGDPNQNTWLAGSATGGIWRTTNGGTTWTEKSADFPVYPISSLAMSTSDANTVYAGTGEFVSSIYSAVGDGIFKSNDKGETWTQLSSTASNQNFAIVTRVIVNPANVNVLLASTAPSSLSTGQTSKIMRSSDGGNSWTMVYQNTNEVEQLIASPADFNIQYAAINGVGVAKSIDGGVTWNLSNTGMVPTGRVEIGVSPANPNRLYASCQGTRSGNGSDLYLSNDAAQTWTLVDVRFNNNVLDFLNGQGFYDNHVLCDPFNQDIVYFGGVDTFCSTIGTGTTTIDDYKFTETNTEGFLSLIQFNNPGFFIGGRLQVGSASNKRTVEIRFGPGITQKGHRFLTPDDATSGVPVASYLYTDFVDVPLQAWDVTTPSSPRQLMVSFRDQSRNGKLDFLVQNFDAAAPLSNSREYVYIHSVDYNASAPLFTTGSSSNGGQETQLAYAFFPSLPAGGTWTPNSLPTSTLKIEYAGLSKINATTVTVSDSRSQYDKKNVQSQVNQAAGGIHADNHFSAAIITSVPNKTYKILLTTDGGTFVSNNSTTPGIVDGDWTFTGNGFNTSQFYGADKKPGADEYLGGMQDNGTRISTAGESASKTTSYRFAIGGDGFEVLWHSLDGKKVIGSLYNNTFFRTVDGGTNWTPAFSGFPLVSGSPDPAKYPFVSKLANSRNTPEVIYSVGSDGVWKSSNFGGLWTLTPITNKWGTASTFFDVEVSRANANIVWGGAGMTTLRNLHVSTNAGATFTPTNNYTATTLGSITKLASHPTQPNTAYSLFSFYGKPKILRTTDLGQNWTDISGFNTGSISTNGFPDVATYCLYVMPDNPNIIWAGTEIGIVESQDNGATWALLNDFPNVSVWDMKGQDDQIVIATHGRGIWTAKMTSNQNPVQRPQLLAMGTRPNQDLAVRFQLLDSYDSLQVFIRGQRIGKLNALITGTYDLNVRNVQPGVNTEVSMMGFKNGSPIQSASIFGIHFPLYTPYTKQYSNLMTASTDFVISPQGGYTISSFGTSNQSLQSIHPYPANTESTAMLLQPIIVASTNANFFYQDVAIVQPSPSISFGQPGFKDFVVVEATKNGLDWIPLKDGYSASANAAWQTAFTGNQPGTPAMQVDQSIDIKSKFATNDTLLFRFRIKADNDATTGWGWSIDNLFIQQAPTGIEPSSVISELSVYPNPTTSKATVSYFLKQPSEVRILINDETGRAFSTENLGVQNGGQHVHEINLESDKKGLYLIRIKIGQQEKVLKLMVN, encoded by the coding sequence GTGCAAATGCAACAAACTACCCAAGTGAGAGGTCGTGAAGCGGCTCTGGGGTCAGAGGTGGAGCCATATGAACAAGATAAAAAAGGAAATCGCTTTGATGAGCCGTTGCAGTTCTTTCAATTCCATCAAGGTATCCGAACTGCGGAAGATCAGCCTCATCCGCTTTACAAACCTGGCTACAAAACCATTGAGTTGAATGCTGCACAAAAGCGCGCGCAGGCATTCAACTTTGCTCGCACAGAGCGAACAAATGGAGTGGTCGAGTTTAAAGAACGTGGCCCATCGAACGTACCGGGCCGAACACGAACCATTTTGGTTTTGCCAGGAGATCCAAATCAAAATACGTGGCTGGCAGGATCTGCTACTGGTGGCATTTGGAGGACGACCAACGGTGGTACCACTTGGACTGAAAAAAGTGCCGACTTCCCTGTTTACCCGATTTCTTCGTTGGCTATGTCGACATCGGATGCCAACACCGTCTATGCCGGAACAGGCGAGTTCGTCTCTTCGATTTATTCGGCAGTTGGCGATGGCATCTTCAAATCAAACGACAAAGGTGAGACGTGGACACAGTTATCTTCCACTGCTAGCAATCAGAACTTTGCAATTGTTACACGAGTTATTGTAAATCCAGCCAATGTAAATGTCCTGTTAGCCAGTACTGCCCCTTCCAGCCTTTCGACAGGGCAAACTTCTAAAATCATGCGTTCATCGGATGGTGGAAATTCTTGGACAATGGTTTACCAAAATACCAATGAAGTTGAACAACTTATTGCATCACCGGCAGATTTCAATATTCAATATGCAGCGATTAATGGAGTTGGCGTGGCGAAATCCATTGATGGTGGCGTGACTTGGAACCTAAGTAATACTGGTATGGTTCCCACCGGCCGAGTTGAAATAGGCGTATCACCGGCAAACCCAAACAGACTTTATGCCTCCTGCCAAGGCACACGTAGCGGCAACGGATCCGATCTTTATTTGAGCAATGATGCTGCGCAAACATGGACGCTGGTGGACGTTCGCTTCAACAATAATGTTCTTGACTTTTTGAATGGACAAGGCTTTTACGATAACCACGTACTGTGCGACCCCTTTAACCAAGACATCGTTTATTTTGGTGGGGTTGATACTTTTTGCTCTACGATCGGAACGGGCACAACTACTATCGATGACTACAAGTTCACCGAAACGAACACGGAAGGATTTTTGAGTCTGATCCAGTTCAACAACCCAGGATTTTTTATTGGCGGGCGATTGCAGGTAGGCTCAGCCAGTAATAAGCGCACCGTGGAAATAAGATTTGGCCCCGGCATTACGCAAAAAGGTCATCGGTTTTTGACACCCGATGACGCCACAAGTGGCGTGCCTGTTGCAAGCTACCTTTACACCGATTTTGTGGATGTTCCATTGCAAGCCTGGGATGTGACCACACCTAGTTCTCCTAGACAACTTATGGTTTCCTTTCGCGATCAAAGCAGAAATGGCAAATTAGACTTTTTAGTTCAAAACTTCGATGCAGCTGCTCCACTCTCCAATAGCAGAGAGTACGTCTATATTCATAGTGTAGATTATAATGCGTCCGCCCCTTTATTTACAACTGGATCCAGTTCTAATGGTGGCCAAGAAACTCAACTGGCCTATGCTTTCTTTCCAAGCCTCCCAGCAGGCGGAACTTGGACGCCAAACTCCCTTCCTACCTCAACTCTAAAAATTGAATATGCGGGGCTTTCTAAAATAAACGCGACAACGGTTACAGTATCCGATTCACGTAGCCAGTATGATAAAAAGAATGTACAAAGTCAGGTGAATCAAGCGGCCGGTGGAATACATGCTGACAACCATTTCTCCGCAGCCATAATTACCAGCGTCCCTAACAAGACTTACAAAATACTTCTTACAACTGATGGTGGCACCTTTGTTTCGAACAACTCTACAACACCGGGTATCGTAGATGGAGATTGGACATTTACCGGAAATGGATTTAATACAAGTCAATTTTATGGGGCCGATAAGAAGCCCGGTGCTGATGAATACCTCGGGGGCATGCAAGACAACGGTACCCGAATTTCAACCGCTGGTGAATCTGCCAGCAAAACAACCAGCTATCGATTTGCAATTGGTGGAGATGGTTTTGAAGTATTGTGGCATAGTTTAGATGGAAAAAAAGTAATTGGCAGTCTATACAATAACACTTTTTTTAGAACCGTTGACGGTGGCACCAATTGGACCCCTGCGTTTTCAGGATTTCCTCTAGTAAGCGGTTCACCAGACCCTGCCAAATATCCCTTTGTATCTAAATTGGCAAACTCGAGAAATACTCCCGAAGTTATTTATTCGGTTGGCTCCGATGGCGTTTGGAAGTCAAGCAATTTTGGTGGTTTGTGGACACTCACTCCGATTACAAACAAATGGGGTACTGCCAGTACATTTTTCGATGTAGAAGTGAGCCGGGCCAACGCAAACATTGTTTGGGGTGGTGCCGGTATGACCACTCTAAGAAATCTGCATGTGTCTACGAATGCCGGTGCTACGTTTACCCCCACCAATAATTACACAGCTACTACGCTAGGCTCGATAACGAAGCTGGCATCGCATCCCACACAGCCAAATACTGCGTATTCATTGTTTTCTTTTTATGGCAAGCCTAAAATTTTAAGAACAACCGATCTAGGTCAGAACTGGACCGACATTAGCGGATTTAATACAGGCAGTATAAGCACGAACGGATTTCCAGACGTAGCTACGTACTGCCTGTACGTGATGCCTGACAATCCCAATATCATTTGGGCAGGTACCGAAATCGGTATTGTTGAATCGCAAGACAACGGTGCAACGTGGGCGCTACTAAATGACTTTCCGAACGTTTCAGTTTGGGATATGAAAGGACAAGACGATCAAATCGTAATTGCTACGCACGGTCGCGGTATCTGGACAGCCAAAATGACCAGTAACCAAAATCCAGTGCAGCGTCCTCAACTTCTTGCCATGGGCACACGCCCTAATCAAGACCTAGCCGTTCGTTTTCAATTGCTTGATTCTTATGACTCGCTTCAAGTGTTTATTCGAGGACAGCGAATCGGCAAACTTAATGCCCTCATAACTGGCACCTATGACTTGAATGTGCGAAACGTACAACCTGGTGTAAATACCGAAGTAAGTATGATGGGCTTTAAGAATGGATCGCCTATTCAATCGGCTTCAATTTTTGGCATTCACTTTCCTCTATATACGCCCTACACCAAACAATACTCTAATCTCATGACGGCATCCACCGATTTTGTTATTTCACCGCAAGGAGGATACACGATTTCAAGTTTCGGAACTTCCAACCAAAGTTTGCAAAGTATTCATCCCTACCCAGCCAACACCGAATCCACTGCCATGTTATTGCAACCAATTATCGTGGCGAGCACCAATGCCAATTTCTTTTACCAGGATGTGGCGATTGTACAGCCTTCACCAAGTATAAGTTTTGGGCAGCCGGGCTTCAAAGACTTTGTAGTTGTAGAGGCCACGAAAAACGGATTGGATTGGATACCACTGAAAGATGGTTACAGCGCTTCTGCTAATGCCGCTTGGCAGACAGCCTTCACGGGTAACCAACCGGGCACACCTGCCATGCAGGTAGATCAATCAATCGACATCAAATCCAAATTTGCCACAAATGACACGTTGCTGTTTCGTTTTCGCATCAAGGCCGATAACGATGCGACCACAGGTTGGGGTTGGTCAATCGACAATTTGTTTATTCAACAAGCCCCTACAGGTATTGAACCTTCATCCGTGATTTCTGAATTGTCTGTCTATCCAAACCCAACTACTAGCAAGGCAACAGTCTCTTACTTCTTGAAACAGCCATCTGAAGTTCGTATTCTGATAAATGACGAAACTGGCCGTGCCTTTTCAACCGAAAACTTAGGGGTACAAAATGGAGGACAACACGTGCATGAGATAAACCTAGAGTCAGACAAAAAAGGTCTCTATTTGATTCGCATAAAAATTGGTCAACAAGAAAAAGTATTGAAGCTAATGGTAAACTAA
- a CDS encoding FAD-dependent oxidoreductase, producing MKIGILGGGIIGLSSAYYLNREGHHVTIIDQSDLSDGCSHGNAGMIVPSHFVPLAAPGMISKGLRWMFDSTSPFYVKPRFDKELIKWGYHFYKSATQEHVQKSAPALKEISLLSKSLYREWKQQLPFDFGYDERGLLMLYQTKETEHEEAETAKMARKYGIEAYILSSSEVQKLEPYVKVNSRGAVYFPGDAHLIPQKLVSHLINYLKDKGVQFQSATTILDFITENQKIKIIKTDKGEFAFDEVIVALGSWSGKVSQQLHLNLPMQAGKGYSFLLNDVLKNVRIPSIFLEARVAVTPMANSLRFGGTMEIGGVNHSINMNRVKGIVDSIPKYYPNMKISMPLKEKVWHGLRPCSPDGLPYIGRSDKFKNLVITTGHSMMGLSLGPATGLLVAEIIDHKKSSMDIELFRPFRF from the coding sequence ATGAAAATTGGAATTCTTGGAGGTGGAATCATCGGATTAAGCTCAGCATACTACCTTAACAGAGAAGGTCACCACGTTACCATCATCGACCAAAGTGACTTAAGTGATGGCTGTTCTCATGGCAACGCAGGGATGATTGTACCCAGTCATTTCGTACCATTGGCTGCACCGGGCATGATTTCCAAAGGCTTGCGCTGGATGTTCGATTCAACGAGTCCGTTTTATGTAAAACCTCGTTTTGATAAGGAGTTGATTAAATGGGGTTATCATTTTTATAAAAGTGCCACCCAAGAGCATGTTCAAAAATCTGCGCCTGCGTTAAAGGAAATCAGTTTGCTAAGCAAGTCACTTTATAGAGAATGGAAGCAACAACTTCCATTTGATTTTGGATATGACGAGCGTGGATTGTTGATGTTGTACCAAACAAAAGAAACTGAGCACGAGGAAGCAGAGACCGCAAAAATGGCAAGAAAGTATGGAATCGAAGCGTACATTTTATCTTCATCTGAAGTCCAGAAATTAGAACCATACGTTAAAGTAAACTCCCGGGGTGCTGTTTATTTTCCGGGCGATGCCCATTTGATACCGCAAAAGTTGGTGAGTCATTTAATAAATTATCTAAAGGACAAAGGAGTACAATTTCAATCGGCCACTACTATTTTGGATTTCATTACGGAGAATCAGAAAATCAAAATCATAAAAACAGATAAGGGAGAGTTTGCGTTTGATGAAGTAATCGTGGCACTGGGTTCATGGTCAGGAAAAGTAAGCCAACAACTTCATTTGAATTTGCCCATGCAAGCCGGCAAGGGCTACAGTTTTTTGTTGAATGATGTCTTGAAAAATGTTAGAATACCTTCCATCTTTTTAGAAGCACGAGTGGCCGTTACTCCCATGGCTAATTCCCTTCGCTTTGGCGGAACGATGGAAATAGGTGGTGTTAACCATTCCATCAATATGAATCGAGTGAAAGGTATTGTTGATTCCATTCCTAAGTATTACCCTAACATGAAAATCTCAATGCCTTTGAAAGAAAAGGTTTGGCATGGATTGCGGCCATGTTCGCCTGATGGTTTGCCTTACATTGGCCGCTCGGATAAATTCAAAAATCTGGTAATAACCACAGGTCATTCGATGATGGGTTTAAGTTTGGGGCCAGCCACTGGTCTATTGGTGGCCGAAATCATCGACCATAAAAAAAGCTCAATGGATATTGAGCTTTTTAGACCTTTCAGATTTTAA